The following are from one region of the Paenibacillus sp. KS-LC4 genome:
- a CDS encoding sugar ABC transporter permease, whose protein sequence is MQAKTATGKTIPKLIQPTKTSKWAHTLKELKRNKHHYILMSPYMLIFFSFTVIPVVFSLGLSFFYFNVLEFPRFVGWQNYSRLFLNDDVFMIALKNTFMFAVITGPVSYIACFLFAWIINELSPKIRAVMTLIFYAPSISGNVFFIWLIVFSGDSYGYLNGFLIKYGFMLEPILWLTNEKYILPIVILVQLWLSLGTSFLAFIAGLQTIDQTLIEAGAVDGINNRWQELWFITLPSMRPQLLFGAVLQITGAFAVADISIALAGFPSVNYAAHTVVTHLMDYGSIRFEMGYASAIATVLFIIMIGTNMLTQKMLRKVGE, encoded by the coding sequence ATGCAGGCTAAAACAGCAACAGGTAAAACCATTCCTAAGCTCATCCAGCCAACGAAAACATCCAAATGGGCACATACGTTAAAGGAGCTGAAAAGAAACAAGCATCACTATATTTTGATGAGTCCATATATGCTTATTTTCTTTTCATTTACGGTCATTCCAGTCGTATTCTCTTTAGGCCTGAGCTTCTTTTATTTTAATGTGCTCGAATTTCCGCGTTTTGTTGGCTGGCAAAACTATTCAAGACTGTTTCTTAACGACGATGTATTCATGATTGCCTTGAAAAATACTTTTATGTTCGCGGTCATTACCGGCCCTGTCAGCTATATCGCTTGTTTTCTATTTGCATGGATCATCAATGAGCTGTCACCGAAGATTCGTGCAGTCATGACCTTGATTTTCTATGCGCCATCCATTTCTGGCAATGTGTTTTTTATTTGGTTGATCGTATTTTCTGGAGATAGCTACGGCTATTTAAATGGATTTCTAATCAAATATGGATTTATGCTGGAACCGATTTTATGGCTGACCAATGAGAAATATATTTTGCCGATCGTCATTCTCGTCCAGCTATGGCTGAGCCTGGGCACGAGCTTTCTCGCCTTTATCGCGGGCCTGCAAACGATTGATCAGACGTTGATCGAGGCGGGCGCCGTTGATGGCATTAACAATCGTTGGCAGGAATTGTGGTTTATTACGCTGCCTTCTATGAGGCCGCAGCTATTATTCGGGGCCGTCCTGCAAATTACCGGTGCCTTCGCGGTTGCGGACATCTCGATTGCGCTGGCTGGTTTTCCAAGCGTTAACTATGCTGCGCATACGGTAGTTACTCACCTGATGGACTATGGCTCGATTCGCTTTGAGATGGGCTATGCTTCGGCCATTGCAACGGTACTTTTTATCATTATGATAGGCACGAATATGCTGACACAGAAAATGCTGCGAAAG